The Chryseobacterium nakagawai genome has a segment encoding these proteins:
- the rfbD gene encoding dTDP-4-dehydrorhamnose reductase — MKKIVVIGSNGQLGNCIRKIAPDFENQYEFLFTDSTILDVTNAEQVNDFFYDNKPDFCINASAYTAVDLAEKEEEKAFAVNADGVANLAQACTDHKTILIHVSTDYVFDGNTNLPYSEEDFTDPIGVYGASKRKGEELALEINPNTIILRTSWLYSEFNKNFVKTMLNLFSQKTELGIVADQFGQPTNANDLAAAIMEIIESPNKTFGIFHFSNYPETTWFDFAKKIAEFSKSSIQLNALTTEQYPTPAKRPVRSTMSLDKIEEIYKIEPKHWEHSLEECVDILTQQ, encoded by the coding sequence ATGAAAAAAATAGTAGTAATAGGCAGCAACGGACAGTTAGGTAATTGTATCAGAAAAATTGCTCCGGATTTTGAAAATCAATATGAATTTCTTTTTACAGATTCCACAATCTTAGATGTTACTAATGCGGAACAGGTAAATGACTTCTTTTATGATAACAAACCAGATTTTTGTATCAATGCTTCTGCATATACAGCGGTAGACTTAGCAGAGAAAGAAGAAGAAAAGGCTTTTGCAGTAAATGCTGACGGTGTAGCTAACCTTGCTCAGGCTTGTACAGATCATAAAACCATTCTGATTCATGTTTCTACAGACTATGTTTTTGATGGAAATACAAACCTTCCTTATTCAGAAGAGGATTTTACTGATCCGATAGGAGTATACGGAGCATCAAAAAGAAAAGGAGAAGAATTAGCATTGGAAATTAATCCTAATACTATTATTCTAAGAACTTCCTGGTTATATTCTGAGTTTAACAAAAATTTTGTGAAAACAATGTTGAACCTGTTCTCTCAGAAAACCGAGTTGGGAATTGTAGCAGACCAGTTTGGTCAGCCTACAAATGCTAATGATCTTGCAGCAGCTATCATGGAAATTATTGAAAGCCCCAATAAAACCTTTGGGATTTTCCACTTTTCAAATTACCCGGAAACCACATGGTTTGATTTTGCGAAGAAAATTGCTGAATTTTCAAAATCCTCAATACAATTAAATGCATTAACAACCGAGCAGTATCCAACTCCAGCCAAAAGACCTGTAAGAAGTACCATGTCTCTGGATAAAATAGAAGAAATTTATAAAATTGAACCTAAACACTGGGAA
- a CDS encoding acyl-CoA thioesterase gives MEKEVSTIVKVRFSDCDPIGHLNNVKYLDYMFNAREDHVETFYGFTYEEYTKQTGCTWIAIQNEIAYLKEVRYNTQVVISSKTIEVQDRTAKVEILMKSLDEKTVHAVLWVTVIYFNMKTRKSEVHPDDIKETFNKFYVDLVQKDFQSRVKFLRSQNAKNS, from the coding sequence ATGGAAAAAGAAGTATCAACTATAGTAAAAGTTAGGTTTAGCGATTGTGATCCTATTGGTCATTTGAATAATGTAAAATATCTAGATTATATGTTCAATGCCAGAGAAGATCACGTAGAGACATTTTACGGATTTACTTATGAAGAATATACCAAACAAACAGGCTGCACCTGGATTGCCATTCAGAATGAAATAGCTTATCTGAAAGAAGTAAGATATAATACGCAGGTAGTCATCAGCAGTAAAACTATTGAGGTACAGGACAGAACAGCTAAGGTTGAAATCTTGATGAAAAGCTTAGATGAGAAGACAGTTCATGCAGTACTTTGGGTTACCGTTATTTATTTCAATATGAAAACAAGAAAATCAGAAGTACACCCTGACGATATCAAAGAAACATTTAATAAGTTTTATGTAGATCTGGTACAAAAAGATTTCCAGTCGAGAGTTAAGTTTTTAAGATCCCAAAATGCAAAAAACTCTTAA
- a CDS encoding OmpH family outer membrane protein — protein sequence MKKLSVLFAAVMMVVSVGMAKAQKMATLDVLGVLNAMPEKKKADADLKTFYDTKQAEIKKKYDAGQAKLKQYSEEAPKKSADENKAREAELQKIQEEIAQMQDKAQKDLQSKQEVAFGPIEKKLNDAVDKVAKSNGYEYVMDANSPAFLYKAGADATAAVKKELGIQ from the coding sequence ATGAAAAAATTAAGTGTATTATTTGCAGCAGTAATGATGGTTGTTTCTGTAGGTATGGCAAAAGCTCAAAAAATGGCTACTTTAGATGTATTGGGAGTTCTTAATGCAATGCCTGAAAAGAAAAAAGCAGATGCTGACCTTAAAACATTCTACGATACTAAACAAGCTGAGATCAAGAAAAAATACGATGCTGGGCAAGCTAAATTAAAGCAATATAGCGAAGAAGCTCCTAAGAAATCTGCAGACGAAAACAAAGCTAGAGAAGCTGAATTACAAAAAATTCAGGAAGAAATAGCTCAAATGCAGGATAAAGCTCAAAAAGATCTTCAGTCTAAGCAAGAAGTAGCTTTCGGACCAATTGAGAAAAAATTGAACGATGCTGTAGACAAAGTTGCTAAATCTAACGGATATGAGTATGTAATGGATGCAAATTCACCTGCATTCCTTTACAAAGCAGGTGCTGATGCTACTGCAGCTGTAAAAAAAGAATTAGGAATTCAATAA
- a CDS encoding OmpH family outer membrane protein, translating into MKNFKITITFVLLLIFGFGNAQKIGVVDTNEILNKLPQYKEAEARLNSQIDTWQSELQNMQSEYERKKAAFESEKVLLIGDQLKLREKEVVDLDKNVKTTTSLRFGANGEIAKLRTNLVLPFQDQIWEAIKTMSEKNGLGIVLDKSNNISVIFLQGKYDYTEKVLTILLKGTDKKEKTTSKSKK; encoded by the coding sequence ATGAAGAACTTTAAAATAACCATCACTTTTGTATTACTCTTAATTTTCGGGTTTGGAAATGCTCAGAAAATAGGAGTAGTAGATACTAATGAAATTTTAAATAAATTACCTCAGTATAAAGAAGCCGAAGCGAGACTAAACTCTCAGATCGATACCTGGCAGTCTGAACTTCAGAATATGCAGTCAGAATATGAAAGGAAAAAAGCGGCTTTTGAAAGTGAAAAAGTGTTATTGATTGGTGACCAGCTGAAACTTAGAGAAAAAGAAGTAGTAGATCTTGATAAAAATGTCAAAACCACTACCAGCTTACGTTTCGGAGCTAATGGTGAAATAGCAAAACTGAGAACGAATCTTGTTTTACCATTCCAGGATCAGATCTGGGAAGCCATCAAAACAATGTCCGAAAAAAATGGGTTGGGCATAGTTCTTGATAAAAGCAATAACATTAGTGTTATTTTTCTTCAGGGAAAATATGACTATACAGAAAAAGTATTAACTATTTTGCTGAAGGGAACAGATAAAAAAGAGAAAACTACAAGTAAAAGTAAAAAGTAA
- the bamA gene encoding outer membrane protein assembly factor BamA: MKFRLLPIIMFAASAHFYGQVTPQDSTKVSNAVHADNEVGTYTLKDIVVDGVKKYTPAQILRFTGLSKGESVDIPGQKISNAVKKLWDTQSFSEVEVYVQSIEGQTVVLKFYLQDLKELGEVKFKGKGIGKSKSEKLAKDNNLKPGTKITQNLVSSLKTNIPKDYIKKGFADAKITIEDKVNAGDPALVDWTINVDKGRKIKIDHIEFEGNQSVTDRKLRNKAFKEIKQKRFSIGGILKPSKFIEDKYQEDKQNLINYYNSLGYRDAKIVSDSVWRNKKNNYEINVKLNEGKKYYIGDITFTGNTVYATEYLQRLLGYKKGDIYDAVGFNKKVGEDGGKEDDSDIKSVYMNNGYLFSNVTPVEKSVNGDAVNLEVRINEGEQATWNKVTWQGNTTTHDHVILRALRTKPGELFKKTEIKRTYFDLAGMSFFDPQQIGQDIQPNQVDNTVDVNWKLVEKGSSQVQLQAGYGGNSFIGTLGLTFNNFSLRNFLKFKDFKPVPQGDGQTFSIQVQAGQYFQNYGVSFVEPWLFGTRPTALSVSLNNSRVKYSDQYGNAQKLNIFSASVGLNRLLNWPDDYFSLYTGIQFQKYDFNNYPFQFGETTEYNGSANNFSINLGLSRNSAGIDPIFPTMGSNIELSAKLTPPYSLFSNKNYDTMKPIDKYNWMEFYKIKFKTDIYNEIAGKLVLRSSAEMGFMDGYNKNLGAPPFERFYVGGTGLFGGRYDGRELIPLRGYENASTYGGEGEDITQRGGGTIYNRFTLELRYPISMNQTAKIYALTFAEGGNVWNSWSNYNPFQLKRSVGVGVRVYMGAFGLIGFDFAYGFDKTMSGVPSGWRNHFLMNQSL; this comes from the coding sequence ATGAAGTTTAGACTATTACCCATCATTATGTTTGCTGCTTCTGCGCATTTTTATGGACAAGTAACTCCACAAGACAGCACGAAAGTAAGCAATGCTGTACATGCAGACAATGAGGTAGGTACTTATACGCTTAAAGACATTGTTGTAGATGGGGTAAAAAAATATACACCAGCTCAGATCCTGAGATTTACTGGCTTATCCAAAGGAGAAAGCGTAGATATCCCAGGACAGAAAATCAGTAATGCTGTTAAAAAGCTTTGGGATACCCAATCTTTTTCTGAAGTGGAAGTATACGTTCAAAGTATTGAAGGACAGACTGTAGTTCTTAAATTCTATCTTCAGGATCTGAAAGAACTTGGAGAAGTGAAATTTAAGGGTAAAGGGATTGGAAAATCAAAAAGTGAAAAACTGGCTAAAGACAACAACCTGAAGCCCGGTACAAAGATTACCCAGAACTTGGTGTCAAGTCTTAAGACAAACATCCCGAAAGACTATATCAAAAAAGGTTTTGCTGATGCAAAAATCACAATCGAGGATAAAGTAAATGCCGGAGATCCTGCTTTGGTAGACTGGACGATTAATGTAGATAAAGGGAGAAAAATTAAAATCGACCATATTGAATTTGAAGGAAATCAGAGTGTAACCGATAGAAAGCTTAGAAATAAAGCTTTTAAAGAAATAAAACAAAAACGTTTCAGCATCGGTGGTATTTTGAAGCCTTCCAAATTTATTGAAGATAAATATCAGGAAGACAAACAAAACCTGATTAATTATTACAACTCCTTAGGATACAGAGATGCAAAAATTGTTTCAGATTCTGTATGGAGAAATAAGAAAAACAACTACGAAATCAACGTAAAGCTTAACGAAGGTAAAAAGTATTATATCGGTGATATTACGTTCACAGGGAATACAGTTTACGCTACGGAATACTTACAAAGATTACTAGGATATAAAAAGGGAGACATTTACGATGCCGTAGGATTCAACAAAAAAGTGGGTGAAGACGGAGGTAAAGAAGATGATTCTGATATCAAATCCGTTTATATGAACAACGGATACCTTTTCTCCAACGTTACACCGGTTGAAAAATCAGTGAACGGAGATGCCGTAAATCTGGAGGTTAGAATCAATGAAGGAGAACAGGCTACCTGGAACAAAGTAACATGGCAGGGGAATACAACAACCCATGACCATGTAATTCTTAGAGCATTAAGAACAAAACCAGGAGAGTTATTCAAAAAAACCGAAATTAAGAGAACTTATTTTGATTTGGCAGGGATGTCATTCTTCGATCCACAACAGATCGGACAGGATATCCAGCCTAACCAGGTAGATAATACTGTAGATGTCAACTGGAAGCTGGTTGAAAAAGGATCTTCTCAGGTTCAGCTACAAGCAGGATATGGTGGTAACAGTTTTATCGGTACTTTAGGATTAACGTTTAATAACTTCTCATTGAGAAACTTCCTTAAGTTCAAAGACTTTAAACCAGTGCCACAAGGGGACGGACAGACTTTTTCCATTCAGGTACAGGCGGGTCAGTATTTCCAGAACTATGGAGTGTCATTCGTAGAGCCTTGGTTATTTGGTACAAGACCAACAGCCCTTTCTGTGAGTTTAAATAACTCAAGAGTAAAATATAGTGATCAATATGGAAATGCGCAGAAGCTAAATATATTCTCGGCATCAGTAGGTTTGAATAGACTATTAAACTGGCCGGATGACTATTTCTCTCTATATACGGGAATTCAGTTCCAGAAGTATGACTTTAATAACTATCCATTCCAGTTTGGAGAGACTACAGAATATAACGGATCAGCTAATAACTTCAGTATCAATTTAGGATTAAGCAGAAACTCTGCCGGGATAGATCCTATCTTCCCGACAATGGGTTCGAATATTGAACTTTCTGCTAAATTAACACCGCCATATTCATTGTTCAGTAATAAAAACTATGATACAATGAAGCCGATTGATAAATACAATTGGATGGAATTCTACAAGATCAAATTTAAGACTGATATCTATAACGAAATTGCCGGTAAATTGGTATTGAGATCTTCTGCTGAAATGGGATTCATGGATGGGTATAACAAAAATCTTGGAGCACCGCCATTTGAAAGATTCTATGTTGGGGGTACAGGATTATTTGGAGGTAGATATGATGGTAGAGAATTGATTCCTTTAAGAGGTTATGAAAATGCAAGTACTTATGGAGGAGAAGGTGAAGATATTACTCAAAGAGGTGGAGGAACAATCTATAACAGATTTACCTTAGAATTAAGATATCCGATTTCAATGAACCAAACCGCTAAAATTTATGCATTAACATTTGCTGAAGGAGGTAATGTTTGGAACTCATGGAGTAATTATAATCCATTCCAGTTGAAAAGATCAGTAGGTGTTGGGGTTAGAGTCTATATGGGAGCATTTGGATTGATCGGGTTCGACTTTGCTTACGGATTTGATAAGACAATGTCAGGAGTTCCATCAGGATGGAGAAACCACTTCTTGATGAACCAATCATTATAA
- a CDS encoding isoprenyl transferase, with protein MSLIKDKINSENLPKHVAIIMDGNGRWAKSRGEERSFGHKNAINAVRNAINACNEVNIPYLTLYTFSSENWNRPSEEVHTLMNLLVETLLLEAEEIFSKGLRMHVIGNLDKLPTLVREQLQRVVELTKENTKGNLVLAISYGSQNEILEAVKNISSDVKEGKVDVENIDEKLFENYLYTKDFPPVDLLIRTSGEIRISNFLLWQIAYAELQFLNVLWPDFTKDIFFQCIVDYQNKERRYGLTGEQIQGQ; from the coding sequence ATGTCGTTGATTAAAGATAAAATAAATTCTGAGAATTTACCAAAACACGTAGCCATCATTATGGATGGTAATGGGAGATGGGCTAAATCTCGTGGCGAAGAAAGAAGCTTCGGTCACAAAAATGCCATTAATGCTGTAAGAAATGCGATTAATGCATGTAATGAGGTCAATATTCCTTATTTAACACTGTACACATTTTCTTCAGAAAACTGGAATCGTCCTTCTGAAGAAGTACACACTCTCATGAACTTGCTTGTAGAAACATTGCTGTTAGAAGCAGAAGAAATTTTCAGCAAAGGATTGAGAATGCATGTGATAGGAAATCTTGACAAGCTGCCTACTTTAGTAAGAGAGCAGTTGCAACGTGTGGTAGAACTTACAAAAGAAAACACAAAAGGAAACCTTGTACTGGCGATAAGCTATGGCTCACAAAACGAAATACTGGAAGCCGTTAAAAATATCAGTTCAGATGTCAAAGAAGGGAAAGTGGATGTAGAGAATATAGATGAAAAATTATTCGAAAACTATCTCTATACCAAAGATTTTCCTCCTGTAGATCTATTGATAAGAACCAGCGGCGAAATAAGAATAAGCAACTTCCTCCTTTGGCAGATTGCTTATGCTGAATTACAGTTTTTAAATGTTCTATGGCCGGATTTTACCAAAGATATTTTCTTCCAATGTATTGTTGATTATCAAAACAAAGAAAGAAGATACGGGTTAACCGGAGAGCAGATACAAGGCCAATAA
- the porG gene encoding type IX secretion system protein PorG — MNKKLLFSFLAFLGVVSVKAQRNELGVRLGMSNLVGDVGSTSYILQKPLDLNRMSDWGIPFYGGILYRFNFNPHQTVRLDLGYNQVQFSDKAAKEEYRRNRNAYGKNNVYEASLMFEYNFFPVNNEQTGMVSPYIFGGIGALMFDAPKANLAHDFRRDPDGVALAPINEMDFKTTTEYSLGKKVTMHIPFGVGLKYKFNHTWAIFAEATFRYTLTDQLDHSKILPEDVKNSFNADILDPASGGSLLQSGNYYAVAKEREEEFIKKRNIGDDRSKDWLNTFSLGLTFSFGRPPCYCD; from the coding sequence ATGAATAAAAAATTATTGTTTAGCTTCCTTGCCTTCCTTGGAGTGGTGAGTGTTAAAGCACAAAGAAACGAATTGGGGGTTCGTCTAGGTATGAGTAACCTAGTGGGTGATGTAGGGAGCACAAGTTATATTTTACAAAAGCCGTTGGATTTAAATAGAATGTCGGATTGGGGGATCCCGTTTTATGGTGGTATTTTATATAGATTTAATTTTAACCCGCACCAAACTGTTAGATTGGATTTAGGGTATAACCAGGTTCAGTTTAGCGATAAAGCTGCAAAAGAAGAATATAGAAGAAATAGAAATGCATACGGGAAAAATAACGTATATGAAGCAAGTTTAATGTTTGAATATAATTTTTTCCCCGTTAATAATGAACAAACAGGTATGGTAAGCCCATATATTTTTGGAGGTATCGGAGCTTTGATGTTTGATGCACCTAAAGCTAATCTCGCCCACGATTTCAGAAGAGATCCGGACGGTGTAGCCTTGGCTCCAATTAATGAAATGGATTTTAAAACAACTACCGAATATTCATTAGGAAAAAAAGTTACTATGCATATCCCTTTTGGTGTAGGTTTAAAGTATAAATTTAACCATACTTGGGCTATATTTGCAGAAGCAACATTTAGATATACTTTGACCGATCAGCTTGATCATAGTAAAATCCTTCCTGAGGATGTAAAAAATTCCTTTAATGCCGATATTTTAGATCCGGCTTCAGGGGGTTCTTTATTACAATCTGGAAACTATTATGCTGTTGCTAAGGAAAGAGAAGAAGAGTTTATTAAAAAGAGAAATATTGGAGATGATAGGTCCAAAGACTGGTTAAATACATTCAGTTTAGGATTGACGTTTTCGTTCGGAAGACCTCCATGTTATTGTGATTAA
- a CDS encoding exopolysaccharide transport family protein, whose translation MIPGKDTAVGKSETPKEKYGSFALFDIEHFLRRLLKNWYWFAFMFLIGYAISWVYSKYYAQNVYASDLSLSISNNTSSYFSPNQSINFIWGQGGNQDGVYLKKMLFSRSHNEYLVKELNLFVNYSTKGLIKSTYLDKDDSPVFLEIDKQHLQQVSYPITLRPKGNGTYEVVLPEEGQTTGLYSYVTESFHNINTYNRPANKIIRINEWYNSPNLRFKLVQNPVTPSIKLDNIIVNLATVNQSVNDIVSTIGVSFDKEINTIMIINKKGYNLNSTVNFLNKSVAELQKKRLEDKNTVNKNTTAYLQGSLNGIRKKLDSAAIVLNYLKTSEKLYNIKDRDEKSLEEIKDLEAKKADFVSKITSLNNIKSTLQSQNFDKMIATNAAGFEDGFFSASVSELKALYTKRSELAQIYKPSSEPMKEVNRLINEAKTGSFNSLNNYYNKYYDEINKIDRQVANANSDLTSYPEKERKYLDAERGYNMIEATYNSLLNRQNEAQMNVATNQSDISVIDPAKNIGQGPVSPNIKMAKAGIIGGMLFLPILFILIGELLDNKIRNIKELLAATKIPLLGVIGNNSSENMLTVLEQPKSSVSEAFRGIRANMRFLMNNEDDKGKVILITSSVGGEGKTYISINLASVLGLSDKKTILLGMDLRKPKIFGDFKIDNKYGISNYLTGEVGIDQIINHTKIPNLDVATSGPIPPNPSELLMSQRNVKFLQELKEKYDFIIIDSPPVGLVADSYELMKYSDANIYVVRHEYTEKYMMKLITEKYQNNEIEHLGLIYNDYNIKQGYGYGYGYGYGYGYGYFDEDKNYKEPLLIRIRNRMQRMFNKK comes from the coding sequence ATGATTCCAGGAAAAGATACTGCAGTAGGAAAAAGCGAAACTCCAAAAGAAAAGTATGGAAGTTTTGCACTATTTGATATTGAGCATTTTTTAAGAAGATTACTCAAAAACTGGTATTGGTTTGCATTTATGTTCCTTATTGGTTATGCCATTTCTTGGGTATATAGTAAATATTATGCACAGAATGTATATGCTTCAGATTTATCCTTAAGTATTTCGAATAATACTTCAAGTTATTTTAGCCCTAATCAGTCTATTAATTTCATTTGGGGTCAGGGAGGAAATCAGGATGGTGTTTACTTAAAGAAGATGCTTTTTTCAAGATCTCACAATGAGTACTTGGTTAAAGAACTGAATCTTTTTGTAAATTATTCTACCAAAGGGCTTATCAAATCTACTTATTTGGATAAAGATGATTCCCCGGTTTTTCTTGAAATCGATAAACAGCATCTTCAGCAGGTAAGTTATCCAATTACTTTACGACCAAAAGGAAACGGAACTTATGAGGTGGTATTACCGGAAGAAGGGCAGACTACAGGATTGTATAGCTATGTTACAGAAAGCTTTCATAATATAAATACCTATAATAGACCTGCAAATAAGATTATTAGGATTAATGAATGGTATAATTCTCCGAATTTGAGATTTAAATTAGTCCAAAACCCGGTTACCCCTAGTATCAAATTAGATAATATTATTGTCAATTTGGCAACAGTGAACCAGAGTGTTAATGATATTGTATCTACTATAGGGGTAAGCTTTGATAAGGAGATCAATACAATTATGATCATCAATAAAAAAGGATATAATCTTAACAGTACAGTAAACTTCTTAAATAAATCAGTCGCTGAGCTTCAGAAAAAAAGACTCGAAGATAAAAATACCGTTAATAAAAACACAACTGCTTATCTGCAAGGAAGTCTAAATGGAATACGTAAAAAACTGGATTCTGCAGCCATTGTTCTGAATTATTTGAAAACTTCAGAAAAACTTTATAATATTAAGGATAGAGACGAAAAATCTCTTGAAGAAATAAAAGACCTTGAAGCCAAAAAAGCAGATTTTGTAAGTAAAATTACTTCTCTGAATAATATTAAAAGTACCCTTCAGTCACAGAATTTTGATAAAATGATCGCTACAAATGCGGCCGGTTTTGAAGATGGGTTTTTCTCCGCTTCCGTGAGTGAACTTAAGGCTTTGTATACAAAAAGATCAGAATTAGCTCAGATTTATAAGCCTTCTTCCGAACCAATGAAGGAAGTAAACAGGTTAATTAATGAAGCGAAAACCGGATCTTTTAATAGCTTGAACAACTACTATAACAAATATTATGATGAGATCAATAAAATTGATCGTCAGGTAGCAAATGCTAATTCTGATTTAACCTCTTATCCTGAGAAAGAAAGAAAATATCTGGATGCCGAAAGAGGGTATAATATGATTGAAGCTACTTATAATAGTCTTTTGAACAGACAGAATGAAGCTCAGATGAATGTTGCAACCAATCAGTCTGATATTAGTGTAATTGACCCGGCTAAAAATATTGGTCAGGGACCTGTAAGCCCTAATATTAAAATGGCAAAAGCCGGAATAATAGGAGGAATGCTGTTCTTGCCGATACTGTTTATTCTGATTGGGGAATTACTTGATAATAAGATCAGAAATATTAAAGAATTATTGGCCGCAACAAAAATTCCACTTCTTGGTGTCATTGGAAATAACAGTAGTGAAAACATGCTTACTGTATTGGAACAGCCAAAATCATCTGTATCAGAGGCTTTTAGAGGAATTCGAGCTAATATGAGATTCCTGATGAATAATGAAGATGATAAAGGCAAAGTGATCTTGATAACATCTTCAGTAGGAGGAGAAGGGAAAACCTATATTTCCATTAACTTGGCTTCCGTATTAGGGTTAAGTGATAAAAAAACAATTCTTTTAGGGATGGACCTTAGAAAGCCGAAAATCTTTGGAGACTTTAAAATTGATAATAAATATGGTATTTCAAACTATCTTACAGGGGAAGTAGGAATTGATCAGATTATTAATCATACCAAAATCCCTAATCTGGATGTTGCTACCTCAGGACCTATTCCTCCAAACCCTTCAGAATTGCTGATGAGTCAGAGAAACGTTAAGTTTTTACAAGAGCTGAAGGAGAAATATGATTTCATTATTATAGATTCACCGCCAGTAGGTTTGGTAGCCGATTCTTATGAACTCATGAAATATTCTGATGCCAATATCTATGTGGTGCGTCACGAGTATACAGAGAAATATATGATGAAGCTCATTACAGAGAAGTATCAGAATAATGAAATTGAACATTTAGGACTTATTTATAATGACTATAATATCAAGCAGGGATACGGGTATGGCTATGGTTACGGATATGGCTATGGTTATGGCTATTTTGATGAGGATAAAAATTATAAAGAACCGTTATTAATTAGAATACGGAATAGGATGCAGAGAATGTTTAATAAAAAATAG
- a CDS encoding polysaccharide biosynthesis/export family protein, giving the protein MMKNFKYLFLILFPFLLTSCITTKDVRYLQPSESLVINEEGLVPYNIPVYRITKNDMLNLNIVTTPKGDAAQFYSAYNTSGGTGGGAINSAATAGGRAGGVGSTIGGNVNFYFNGLKVDINGDINVFGIGYIKAEGRTLDDVGKEIQTKVNENFQEGKSEVRLNTDGITYYILGDVETTGLSGEKVAHKNTLTITEALAINGGLNRTIDKREIVIHRKLPEGIKIAKIDLTREDLMNSPYYYVQNGDEIYLNTRRKSLNGFGKDPIQTLLTGVTAITTALTLYTILQRL; this is encoded by the coding sequence ATGATGAAGAATTTTAAGTATTTATTTTTAATATTATTCCCTTTTTTACTTACCTCGTGTATCACCACAAAGGATGTGAGATATTTGCAGCCAAGTGAAAGCCTCGTAATTAATGAAGAAGGTCTTGTTCCCTACAATATTCCCGTCTACAGGATTACCAAAAATGATATGCTTAACCTTAATATTGTGACCACTCCTAAAGGAGATGCAGCACAATTTTACTCCGCTTACAATACTTCAGGCGGAACTGGTGGTGGTGCCATAAATAGCGCAGCTACAGCAGGTGGAAGAGCTGGCGGTGTAGGTTCAACTATCGGAGGAAATGTCAATTTTTATTTTAATGGATTAAAAGTGGATATCAACGGAGATATTAATGTCTTTGGGATAGGTTACATTAAAGCAGAAGGAAGAACCCTCGATGATGTTGGAAAAGAAATACAGACTAAGGTAAATGAAAACTTTCAGGAAGGAAAATCTGAAGTAAGATTAAATACAGATGGAATCACCTATTATATACTTGGTGATGTGGAAACTACAGGTCTTTCCGGAGAAAAAGTAGCTCATAAAAATACGCTTACAATTACTGAAGCATTAGCAATCAACGGTGGACTCAATAGAACAATTGATAAAAGAGAAATTGTTATCCACAGAAAGCTTCCGGAAGGAATCAAAATTGCTAAAATAGATCTTACCCGTGAAGACCTTATGAATTCTCCTTACTATTATGTACAGAATGGTGACGAAATTTATCTTAATACCAGAAGAAAAAGCTTAAACGGATTCGGAAAAGATCCTATCCAGACGCTACTTACTGGTGTAACGGCGATTACAACTGCATTAACTCTATATACAATCCTACAAAGACTTTAA